One window of the Gambusia affinis linkage group LG13, SWU_Gaff_1.0, whole genome shotgun sequence genome contains the following:
- the thumpd2 gene encoding THUMP domain-containing protein 2 isoform X2, with translation MFSNIMPEVRSEDSVVRYYCTAGNGMEPFLVDEVKRKLSAQDVYQIPGKVLFSSSAAIYRVCDLKAAERLFLLLKQDSPVRISTHTSPAKTASVLQSRLLGDRCQWISAVTTWSRLQGELAASRNAVTASTTQRNREKGRECEKQSDEGEKCLQESRKRRHEFTSEESDEKRRRGREESARLSLDLEKADDVSEPMKVCADYSKIKLEQNVESCSKNRDDLGKDAPLGSVENVSFRVNCKCSGKLHRCVGAQEVSRVMGMGLSRLLGWKADLKNPKLEINVYLNDDYCLLGIPLTRLPLANRSYLKTSGLRSTVAWAMASLAHIEPGSCVVDPMCGVGTILIEAAKEHKLKKADENVAFAELQSRVHLLKASSTALPLPSASVDAVVCDLPFGRKFSTRINMAENLPVILSEMERVLRVGGTLVVLLSPQLSCLLKKLLSQTNRGPKCNEEAEPQTGIKSCLFSSSEQHSLQITSSSSHEASTFSSLRHQATLRVSLGVIDGLIHKYIKTLD, from the exons ATGTTTTCGAACATAATGCCTGAAGTCCGAAGTGAAGACAGCGTGGTTCGCTACTACTGCACGGCTGGCAATGGCATGGAGCCGTTTTTAGTCGACGAGGTGAAGAGAAAGCTGTCTGCTCAAGAC GTTTATCAAATTCCTGGAAAGGTGTTGTTCAGCTCCTCTGCAGCAATCTATAGAGTCTGTGACCTAAAAGCTGCAGAGAGACTTTTCCTTCTGTTGAAGCAGGACTCTCCTGTGAGGATCTCCACACACACCAGTCCAG CTAAAACTGCGTCTGTGCTGCAGTCCAGACTGTTGGGTGACAGGTGTCAGTGGATCAGTGCTGTAACGACATGGAGCCGCCTGCAGGGGGAGCTGGCAGCAAGCAGAAACGCAGTCACGGCAAGCACTACCCAGAGGAACAGAGAGAAGGGGAGAGAGTGTGAAAAGCAAAGTGATGAGGGGGAGAAGTGTCTCCAAGAGTCCAGGAAACGCAGACATGAGTTTACATCTGAGGAGAGCGATGAGAAGAGACGGAGAGGTAGAGAAGAGAGTGCAAGACTTTCACTGGACCTGGAAAAGGCGGATGATGTCAGTGAACCGATGAAGGTGTGTGCTGATTATTCAAAAATCAAACTGgagcaaaatgtggaaagctGCAGCAAGAACAGGGATGACTTGGGAAAAGACGCTCCTCTGGGAAGCGTAGAGAATG TTTCTTTTAGGGTTAACTGTAAATGCAGTGGAAAGCTACATAGATGTGTCGGTGCACAG GAGGTTAGCAGAGTGATGGGGATGGGTCTGAGTCGTCTGCTTGGATGGAAGGCTGACCTGAAGAACCCTAAGCTGGAG ATAAACGTCTATCTGAATGATGATTACTGCCTGCTGGGAATTCCACTGACCAG GCTTCCTTTGGCTAATCGGAGTTACCTTAAAACATCGGGGCTGAGGTCTACTGTAGCTTGGGCCATGGCTTCGCTGGCTCACATAGAG CCAGGTTCTTGTGTAGTCGATCCAATGTGTGGAGTGGGAACCATCTTAATTGAAGCTGCAAAAGAGCACAAG CTAAAGAAGGCGGATGAGAATGTGGCATTTGCAGAGCTTCAAAGCAGAGTACACCTTCTGAAAGCCTCGTCCACGG CGTTGCCTCTGCCCAGTGCCAGTGTTGACGCCGTTGTCTGTGATTTGCCATTCGGCAGGAAGTTTAGCACCAGAATAAATATGGCCGAGAACCTTCCGGTCATCCTCAGTGAGATGgagag aGTTCTCCGTGTTGGTGGGACCCTGGTGGTGCTCCTGAGTCCTCAGCTGTCTTGCCTCCTGAAGAAACTTCTATCGCAAACAAACCGTGGTCCAAAATGCAACGAGGAAGCAGAGCCACAAACCGGGATAAAAAGCTGCCTCTTTTCATCCTCAGAGCAGCACAGTTTGCAAATCACATCCTCATCCTCCCACGAAGCATCGACTTTTTCTTCTCTGAGACACCAAGCAACCCTCAGAGTTAGCTTAGGGGTGATAGACGGACTCATCCACAAATATATCAAAACACTTGATTAG
- the thumpd2 gene encoding THUMP domain-containing protein 2 isoform X1, with the protein MFSNIMPEVRSEDSVVRYYCTAGNGMEPFLVDEVKRKLSAQDVYQIPGKVLFSSSAAIYRVCDLKAAERLFLLLKQDSPVRISTHTSPAKTASVLQSRLLGDRCQWISAVTTWSRLQGELAASRNAVTASTTQRNREKGRECEKQSDEGEKCLQESRKRRHEFTSEESDEKRRRGREESARLSLDLEKADDVSEPMKVCADYSKIKLEQNVESCSKNRDDLGKDAPLGSVENVSFRVNCKCSGKLHRCVGAQEVSRVMGMGLSRLLGWKADLKNPKLEINVYLNDDYCLLGIPLTRLPLANRSYLKTSGLRSTVAWAMASLAHIEPGSCVVDPMCGVGTILIEAAKEHKSACFLGVDIDDGQLKKADENVAFAELQSRVHLLKASSTALPLPSASVDAVVCDLPFGRKFSTRINMAENLPVILSEMERVLRVGGTLVVLLSPQLSCLLKKLLSQTNRGPKCNEEAEPQTGIKSCLFSSSEQHSLQITSSSSHEASTFSSLRHQATLRVSLGVIDGLIHKYIKTLD; encoded by the exons ATGTTTTCGAACATAATGCCTGAAGTCCGAAGTGAAGACAGCGTGGTTCGCTACTACTGCACGGCTGGCAATGGCATGGAGCCGTTTTTAGTCGACGAGGTGAAGAGAAAGCTGTCTGCTCAAGAC GTTTATCAAATTCCTGGAAAGGTGTTGTTCAGCTCCTCTGCAGCAATCTATAGAGTCTGTGACCTAAAAGCTGCAGAGAGACTTTTCCTTCTGTTGAAGCAGGACTCTCCTGTGAGGATCTCCACACACACCAGTCCAG CTAAAACTGCGTCTGTGCTGCAGTCCAGACTGTTGGGTGACAGGTGTCAGTGGATCAGTGCTGTAACGACATGGAGCCGCCTGCAGGGGGAGCTGGCAGCAAGCAGAAACGCAGTCACGGCAAGCACTACCCAGAGGAACAGAGAGAAGGGGAGAGAGTGTGAAAAGCAAAGTGATGAGGGGGAGAAGTGTCTCCAAGAGTCCAGGAAACGCAGACATGAGTTTACATCTGAGGAGAGCGATGAGAAGAGACGGAGAGGTAGAGAAGAGAGTGCAAGACTTTCACTGGACCTGGAAAAGGCGGATGATGTCAGTGAACCGATGAAGGTGTGTGCTGATTATTCAAAAATCAAACTGgagcaaaatgtggaaagctGCAGCAAGAACAGGGATGACTTGGGAAAAGACGCTCCTCTGGGAAGCGTAGAGAATG TTTCTTTTAGGGTTAACTGTAAATGCAGTGGAAAGCTACATAGATGTGTCGGTGCACAG GAGGTTAGCAGAGTGATGGGGATGGGTCTGAGTCGTCTGCTTGGATGGAAGGCTGACCTGAAGAACCCTAAGCTGGAG ATAAACGTCTATCTGAATGATGATTACTGCCTGCTGGGAATTCCACTGACCAG GCTTCCTTTGGCTAATCGGAGTTACCTTAAAACATCGGGGCTGAGGTCTACTGTAGCTTGGGCCATGGCTTCGCTGGCTCACATAGAG CCAGGTTCTTGTGTAGTCGATCCAATGTGTGGAGTGGGAACCATCTTAATTGAAGCTGCAAAAGAGCACAAG TCTGCCTGTTTCTTGGGTGTGGATATTGATGATGGCCAGCTAAAGAAGGCGGATGAGAATGTGGCATTTGCAGAGCTTCAAAGCAGAGTACACCTTCTGAAAGCCTCGTCCACGG CGTTGCCTCTGCCCAGTGCCAGTGTTGACGCCGTTGTCTGTGATTTGCCATTCGGCAGGAAGTTTAGCACCAGAATAAATATGGCCGAGAACCTTCCGGTCATCCTCAGTGAGATGgagag aGTTCTCCGTGTTGGTGGGACCCTGGTGGTGCTCCTGAGTCCTCAGCTGTCTTGCCTCCTGAAGAAACTTCTATCGCAAACAAACCGTGGTCCAAAATGCAACGAGGAAGCAGAGCCACAAACCGGGATAAAAAGCTGCCTCTTTTCATCCTCAGAGCAGCACAGTTTGCAAATCACATCCTCATCCTCCCACGAAGCATCGACTTTTTCTTCTCTGAGACACCAAGCAACCCTCAGAGTTAGCTTAGGGGTGATAGACGGACTCATCCACAAATATATCAAAACACTTGATTAG
- the thumpd2 gene encoding THUMP domain-containing protein 2 isoform X3: protein MEPFLVDEVKRKLSAQDVYQIPGKVLFSSSAAIYRVCDLKAAERLFLLLKQDSPVRISTHTSPAKTASVLQSRLLGDRCQWISAVTTWSRLQGELAASRNAVTASTTQRNREKGRECEKQSDEGEKCLQESRKRRHEFTSEESDEKRRRGREESARLSLDLEKADDVSEPMKVCADYSKIKLEQNVESCSKNRDDLGKDAPLGSVENVSFRVNCKCSGKLHRCVGAQEVSRVMGMGLSRLLGWKADLKNPKLEINVYLNDDYCLLGIPLTRLPLANRSYLKTSGLRSTVAWAMASLAHIEPGSCVVDPMCGVGTILIEAAKEHKSACFLGVDIDDGQLKKADENVAFAELQSRVHLLKASSTALPLPSASVDAVVCDLPFGRKFSTRINMAENLPVILSEMERVLRVGGTLVVLLSPQLSCLLKKLLSQTNRGPKCNEEAEPQTGIKSCLFSSSEQHSLQITSSSSHEASTFSSLRHQATLRVSLGVIDGLIHKYIKTLD, encoded by the exons ATGGAGCCGTTTTTAGTCGACGAGGTGAAGAGAAAGCTGTCTGCTCAAGAC GTTTATCAAATTCCTGGAAAGGTGTTGTTCAGCTCCTCTGCAGCAATCTATAGAGTCTGTGACCTAAAAGCTGCAGAGAGACTTTTCCTTCTGTTGAAGCAGGACTCTCCTGTGAGGATCTCCACACACACCAGTCCAG CTAAAACTGCGTCTGTGCTGCAGTCCAGACTGTTGGGTGACAGGTGTCAGTGGATCAGTGCTGTAACGACATGGAGCCGCCTGCAGGGGGAGCTGGCAGCAAGCAGAAACGCAGTCACGGCAAGCACTACCCAGAGGAACAGAGAGAAGGGGAGAGAGTGTGAAAAGCAAAGTGATGAGGGGGAGAAGTGTCTCCAAGAGTCCAGGAAACGCAGACATGAGTTTACATCTGAGGAGAGCGATGAGAAGAGACGGAGAGGTAGAGAAGAGAGTGCAAGACTTTCACTGGACCTGGAAAAGGCGGATGATGTCAGTGAACCGATGAAGGTGTGTGCTGATTATTCAAAAATCAAACTGgagcaaaatgtggaaagctGCAGCAAGAACAGGGATGACTTGGGAAAAGACGCTCCTCTGGGAAGCGTAGAGAATG TTTCTTTTAGGGTTAACTGTAAATGCAGTGGAAAGCTACATAGATGTGTCGGTGCACAG GAGGTTAGCAGAGTGATGGGGATGGGTCTGAGTCGTCTGCTTGGATGGAAGGCTGACCTGAAGAACCCTAAGCTGGAG ATAAACGTCTATCTGAATGATGATTACTGCCTGCTGGGAATTCCACTGACCAG GCTTCCTTTGGCTAATCGGAGTTACCTTAAAACATCGGGGCTGAGGTCTACTGTAGCTTGGGCCATGGCTTCGCTGGCTCACATAGAG CCAGGTTCTTGTGTAGTCGATCCAATGTGTGGAGTGGGAACCATCTTAATTGAAGCTGCAAAAGAGCACAAG TCTGCCTGTTTCTTGGGTGTGGATATTGATGATGGCCAGCTAAAGAAGGCGGATGAGAATGTGGCATTTGCAGAGCTTCAAAGCAGAGTACACCTTCTGAAAGCCTCGTCCACGG CGTTGCCTCTGCCCAGTGCCAGTGTTGACGCCGTTGTCTGTGATTTGCCATTCGGCAGGAAGTTTAGCACCAGAATAAATATGGCCGAGAACCTTCCGGTCATCCTCAGTGAGATGgagag aGTTCTCCGTGTTGGTGGGACCCTGGTGGTGCTCCTGAGTCCTCAGCTGTCTTGCCTCCTGAAGAAACTTCTATCGCAAACAAACCGTGGTCCAAAATGCAACGAGGAAGCAGAGCCACAAACCGGGATAAAAAGCTGCCTCTTTTCATCCTCAGAGCAGCACAGTTTGCAAATCACATCCTCATCCTCCCACGAAGCATCGACTTTTTCTTCTCTGAGACACCAAGCAACCCTCAGAGTTAGCTTAGGGGTGATAGACGGACTCATCCACAAATATATCAAAACACTTGATTAG